The Triticum aestivum cultivar Chinese Spring chromosome 5A, IWGSC CS RefSeq v2.1, whole genome shotgun sequence genomic sequence ATAAATTAGGGCGTTTTCTACTGCTTCTTCCACTGATCCATCAATCCATCCATCGTCCCCTTAGAGAATCAAGAGGTTGGAACAGGCCTGGGTTGGAATCTCGCTGCTTGGTGGCCGTAGTCCCTGGAGGTGAGCAATCAGAGCACCAAGCGCCCCCGCCTGATGATCTGCATCCGTGAACAGTCAGCAACCAAAGGTTGTTtcgcccccttttcaccccttttttagTTGATCCATTGTTCTTTCTTGCATTTGTATATCCTTGGTTTTTCTTAATTTTCTAAGATGTCTTCTAGTTCTAAACGCCCTGGTAGGAAGTATGAATCTGGGTATGAAAAACGTACAAAGAAGAAAAAAGCTGAAAATCTTATTCATTCTCTGAAGGGGTCTCTTGATAACTTTGTTGTGAAAGAACCACAAGTTTCTTCCGAAAATCAGAATATAGAGGCTGATGTTGATGATAATGTTGACAACATTCAGGTTGAGAATACTAATCCTGATGAGGCTAACCTTCATGGAAATGTCGTTGGCGCTAGTGTTAATGAAAACATGGATAGTTCACCTGATAAGAATAACATGGATGCATCTTCCGATGGTAATGCTTCTTTCCGGCCAGATATATATATGATCCAAGGAATTGGGATGCCCTTGACTCAAAAGCGATTGACATCTTGGTAGAAAAGGATCCCAAAAGAGATTTAACTATAAAAAAGGCCGgaaggataaaaataaaagatgCTTTTCTTCGATATTTTACACAAGAGTTCTACCAAATGGAGAGAAGTGTGATAGAGATTGGCTTGTATACTCTAGAGAACTTGACAAGGTATTCTGCTTTTGTTGCAAATTATTTCGAAAGGGGCATGGAAAGGGTCATTTGCCTAGTGAGGGTTTTAATGATTGGGCACATATTAGCATTAGAATTAGAGAGCACGAAACAAGTGCCGAACATGTTCTGAATATGGTCACTTGGTATGATTTGCGACTACAGTTGCAAAATCATCAAACTATTAATTGTGTAGCGCTGCGACAACTTGAGAAAAAAAAGGACCATTGGAGAAAGGTTCTATTTAGAATTCTTTTGATGGTAAAATTTCTTGCGAAACACAATCTTGCATTTCGTGGTACTAACTCGACATTGTATCAAGATAATAATGGAAATTTCTTAGGCTTGGTTGAAATGCTAGCTGAGTTCGACCCAATTATTCAGGAGCATGTTAGGCGCATAACAAACAATGAAACTCATGTTCAATACCTTGGTCATGGGATACAAAATGAGTTAATACATTTGCTTGCTTCTTCAATTAAGTCAGAgataattaaaaaaataaaagaagcaaAGTATTTTTCCGTGATACTTGATTGTACCCCTGATGCGAGCCACCAAGAACAAATGTCTCTGATAATACGATATGTCAATGCATCTTCGACTTTTGTTTCCATTGAGgaatcatttttaggatttttggatgTCAATGATACAACTGGGCAAGGGCTTTTTGATGTTTTGCAGGAAGAACTACGGAATCTTGACCTGGATCTAGATGATGTGAGAGGACAGAGCTACGATAATGGTGCAAATATGAAAGGTAAGAATAATGGTGTTCAAAGGAAACTTTTGGATAAAAATCCTAGAGCTTTTTATTCAgcatgtggttgtcatagtattaATTTGACACTTTGTGACATGGCAAAAACTTGTGGTAAAGCAAAGGACTTTTTTGGAATCATACAACGCATCTACACAACATTTGCTAATTCAACTAAAAAGTGGCAGATCTTGAAAGATAATATAGATGATACAACAGGATTGACTCTCAAGTCGTTGTCATCTACTCGTTGGGAGAGTCGAATAGATAGTGTTAAAGCTATAAGATTTCAGATTTCGAACATACGAGAAGCTTTACTGCAAGTATCTGATATTGATAATGATCCAAAAACTAGCAGTGAAGCTAAATCTCTCGCGAATAATGAACTTGGTGATTTTGAATTTTTAGTAGCTATTGTTATTTGGTATGAAATACTGTATGCCGTCAAtctggtcagcaagaacttacaaTCAAAGGATATGCTTATTGATGTTGCTATTGAGCAAGTGTAGGGGCTAATTACCTTTTTTAATGGGTATAGAGACACTGCTTTTTGTAATGCATTGGAAACAGCAAAAGAAATTGCACTTGAAATGGAGATCGATCCTACATTTCGTCCAAAGCATGAGATTAAAagaaagaaacaatttgacgaaaaCCCAGATGATGTGTTAATTTCTTCACAACCTGCACATGAATCATTTAGGAGAAAATATTTTATTCCTGTTGTTGATCAGGCTATCAGTTCACTTACAACAAGATTTGAGCAATATGAATCATTCTAAAAGAACTTTGGTTTCTTATTTACTTCTGATGCACTAAAATCATTGGATGAAGAGCTTAAAATCTTCTTGTAGTGTTCTTGAGGCTGCACTAAAGAGTGGAGCGAAATCGAACATTAATGGTAGTGAATTATATGTTGAGCTAAATTTACTTAAAAGTTTCATTCCAAATGATAATATGGGGCCGGTTGATATCTTGAATTTCTTAAACGGCTAGATTGTTTCCCTAATGCAACTATTGCATATAGAATTTTGTTAACTATTCCAGTGACCATCGCATCAGCTGAGAGAAGTTTCTCCAAATTGAAATTATTGAAGTCCTATCTACGTTCAACAATGACACAAGAAAGGCTCAGTGGGTTGGCTACTATAGCAATTGAAAATGATATACTGGAGGGGGTTGCTTATGAAGATCTAATTGAAGATTTTGTATCAAGAAATGCTCAAAGGATTGCACGCTTTGGCTAACAGAGTAAAAGATGGACTTGTAGCTCAAAATTCTAAGATTTTTCTCTTGTATTATGTAGTTCCTTGAGAAAGCTATCCTGCTGTAGTGACTAATAAAAATAATGTTTAAATTGCCTACTTGACTTTCTTATACATGGGGCCTAAATTGTGATTTCGCTCCGGGGCCTCAGTTTCCGAGGTACGGCCCTGGTAGAGGTGCCATATGGGAATGAGGTGATCCATTGAGTAGGATAACGACCCTGCTAACCCGGCTTCGGATGAAAATCAGACCCATTCCGCCGCATGGCCGAGCCACGATCTCGCAGATATAGCACCACCTCCTCACCAACAAAGCACACACCACCGTCAACCCCAAATTgggcgcaccaccaccaccatcgaacCCACAACGAGCAGCCTCCACATAGCCAAACCAAGACGAACCTagatgatgccttcaagaagggatgcGACACAAAATGCGCCACCATCACCCGCTCCAGGAGAACTTGGAACATGGGTTTCCCCAGGTTTTCGGAGGGGCACTCACCATGACAGCGCCGCCTCCATGGAGGTTCATGGCGCCCGCAGGCGTCGCCGTCGCCGGCTCCGGCAGGAGCAGAGCTTTCGCCCAAGTGAGCATATACCACCTCCTAGAAGCATCGACAGGTCGTGGAGCA encodes the following:
- the LOC123107740 gene encoding zinc finger MYM-type protein 1, translated to MVTWYDLRLQLQNHQTINCVALRQLEKKKDHWRKVLFRILLMVKFLAKHNLAFRGTNSTLYQDNNGNFLGLVEMLAEFDPIIQEHVRRITNNETHVQYLGHGIQNELIHLLASSIKSEIIKKIKEAKYFSVILDCTPDASHQEQMSLIIRYVNASSTFVSIEESFLGFLDVNDTTGQGLFDVLQEELRNLDLDLDDVRGQSYDNGANMKGKNNGVQRKLLDKNPRAFYSACGCHSINLTLCDMAKTCGKAKDFFGIIQRIYTTFANSTKKWQILKDNIDDTTGLTLKSLSSTRWESRIDSVKAIRFQISNIREALLQVSDIDNDPKTSSEAKSLANNELGDFEFLVAIVIWYEILYAVNLVSKNLQSKDMLIDVAIEQV